The Candidatus Neomarinimicrobiota bacterium sequence TACTGTTTTCATCGTTGTATTTATACTTCTATTTTTTTGTGGATTAGTAGTATTAAAAATAGCTTTAAAATTCAGTCAGTTATCAGATATTGGATATCTTAATAATATAGGCTTGAGTGCTGGAACTGGTTTTTGGGTGATAGTATTTCTATCATTTTTGTATTCGATAATATTTTCTTTTTTATTTGTGTTCCTGATATTACTTGTAATTATTTTTTATAATATGTTTGTAAAGATAGTGGGAGGGATAAAGTTTACAATAAGAGAACAGATTAATACAGCAAATATCAGTATTGATAATAAGGGAGAAATAAGACAAAGTGGGGGTTAGAGTTCGCTTTGCACCCAGTCCGACAGGGTATCTTCATCTGGGTAGTGCAAGAACGGCAATACATAATTGGTTATTTGCAAAGTCTAAGGGTGGAACTTTTCTACTTAGAATTGAAGATACCGACGTAGAAAGATCAGATGAAGATTCCGTAAGTCAGATTGTGGAATCATTAAAATGGCTTGGCATTAACTGGGATGAAGATATTGTGTTCCAGTCGAGTAGGCTTGAATTATATCGTTCAAAAGCAGAAGAATTAGTTGAAAAAGGTCTAGCATACAGATGTTTTTGTTCTCAAGAACAAATTGAAAGAGAGCGAAAGAACCGTTCTTCAACTAGATATTCTGGAAAATGTAAAAATCTTGATAAAATAACGATAAAGAGGTATCTCGAAGAAGGAAAAAAATATGCTATAAGAATCAATTTAGATAAGGGTGAAACAGGATGGAATGATATTGTTTACGGTTCAATCAAAGTCAATAATGATGAACTTGATGACTTTGTTATTTTAAGGTCAAATGGTATAGCAACGTACCATTTCGCTGTGGTAGTGGATGATATATCGATGGGTATAACGCACGTCATTAGAGGTGAAGACCATATCCCAAATACACCGAAGCATATAATTTTACACAAAATGCTTAATGGTAAAGTACCGGAATTTTGTCATCTCCCGTTACTTCTTGGTCCTGATGGGAAAAGGCTAAGTAAAAGGCACGGCGCGACAGGAATAAATGAGTTTAGAGAAATGGGCTTTATGCCTGAGGCAATTTTCAATTATTTAGCAATAATTGGGACATCGATATCTGCTGAAAATCAAATATTAGGGATTGATGAGTTAATAAATAAATATTCATTAAAGAAAATTTCAAAAAAGGGAGCTATTTTTGATTACGAAAAGCTTCTCTGGTTTAATAAGAAACACATTGCATTGAAAGAAACGAGTGATATATTACCTTATATCAAAAAGTTACTTGGTAAGTATGGCATAGATATTAGTAAAATCGAAGATAAGTTTTTATTTAATATTATCGAATTGATGAAAGGAAGAGTAAATAGGCTGAATGAAATTGTTGAGTGGGGGATATACTTTTTTAATGATCCAGAAACTTATGATCAGGAGGCAGTCGGAAAATATATTAAAAGCGAAACGAGTTTTTATCTAAATGAGTTGTCTAAGAACTTTGATAAACAGATGGAATTCAGTTATAGCAAGATTGAGAAAGTTGTAAGAGGAACTGCTGATAGACTGTCCATAAGTCATGCTGAATTGATACATCCATTAAGAATTGCTATTACTGGTTCTAGAGTCAGTCCTGATATTTTTAGAATAGTAGAATTGCTTGGGAAGGAAACAACTATACGGAGGTTAAATAAGTTTGTTCAAAAGCTCAAAAGTTGACATTACCAAAATCCTACTATTACTATTTTTAATAATTGATATAGTATCAGCTGATATAAATATTATAGTTTATCCATTAAGAAATAGATCTGGGGATATCTCAATAGACTGGTTTGGCAGTGCTTTTGTTGATATAATAATAGGGCATTATAAAAATATTGAACCTGTAAAAGTATATGATAAATCAAAAATCACAAGCCTTGATTCTACTATTTTGGGTAGTAAACATAGTTATATTATAAAAGGCTCCTACAATTATTATATTCCCGGATTTAACGTTGATATAGAAGTAATAAATGTAAATAATTGGAAGACAGCGAAAAAGAGTAAGCTGTACATAGAGACTCTTGATTTTGCTGATGTTGTCGAAAAAATTATTCACTTTATCGACAATTTTATCGATTCGGTTAACGCTGGCGGTAAAAGGTTAAAAATAGAAGAGGGGTATACTTCAAGGAAGATTGGACAGGAAATAAAACAGGCTTTTATAGAAAAGAGAGAGAAAGTTTATGATAAAATTTCATTGAAAGAATCTTACATTACTGATTCAGATTTAAGTAGATTTGTGAAAAATTTTTTTGAGTCGCTATATGATGTGAAAATAGATAAGCCAATTGTAAATGTCGATGAATATGATGATGACTATGTCAATATAACGTTTTTGATAAGATTCAAAGTAGATATAGATAGAGCAAGCAATATTATTGAAAATCTGGGCTATTTTGAAAAATCGGAGGATATGGAATCGATTACATACAGAATATCAAAGAATAAAATACTATCAAGAGGTGATAAACTGTATAAGCTGATTTCAGGTAAATATAATATCTATCCTGTGATATATTTAACAACCTATGATGGGAGGACTGTTTATATTATTATTGACGTTCCTTATAACTTTGAAAGGGGCAAAAGCAAGAAGAAAAATATAGTGTTTGTAACCAGATCCAGACCTCTTGTAGAAATAATAGATGAGACAAATTCAATCAGGATTGAAATAAAAAGAGAAGAGGCTCAGGTTTCTTATCCTTTTAGAATAAGAAAGAATATTTTGATTAATCTGGATGAGATTAGAGTTGAGATGTTAAATGAAGATAAAATTGTCAATTTATTGAAATAATTTTAAATTAATTGATTATGAAAAAGAGCAAAATTTTAATAGTCGATGATGAGAAGAATGTATGTAGTTTTCTAGTCGAATTTCTGCATTTTAAGGGATTTGATGCAGACTATGCTTTATCAGGCGATGAGGCAATAAAGAAATTAAGTCACGATACATTTGATTTAATCTTATTAGATTTGATCATGCCAAAAATTTCGGGATTTGATGTCTTAAGATATCTTCAAGAAAATAGATTTGATATACCTGTTATAGTATTAACCGGTGTCCGTGATGAAAAAGCACTCATATCTACCAGAGAGCTTGGAGCAAAAGATTATATAACAAAACCTATTGACCTTGAGAAACTGGAGAACAGCATAATTTTGAATATAAATAGGGTAAACAAAAAGGTGGTGGATTGATAAATTTATATCATTCGTTTTACCACATAGATAAAAATTTTTACAGGCTATTAGATTTAATTTCAAATTTTTTCACTCAAAAACTTAACCAATCCGTTAGTGTGAAATTTGTAGGTGATGGTGCATCATCGGTATTAGAGAATTTAAAAAATGATAATTATGGCAGCGGTTTCGTTTCAGAGTACGAGGCAATATATCTGGAAGCGTTCTATGAATATATTCCTCTAATTAAAATCGGTATAACAAATCTAAATGCCTTTATTATAGTAAGGAGATATTCAAATTTTAGAAGAATAGAAGATTTAAAGAGGAAATCTATTGGTATACAAACTGGTAGAGAATTTTATTTATATAATCCTATAATAAGTTTTTTTGTAAAGAATTGTAATGTTTCTGAAGATACTAATAAAGGATATTTTCCTTTTATGGGTTATCAACTCGTTACAAATTTAATAGATAATTATATTGATGCTGCTATCATTCTAAAGAATATATATGAATCACTAGATGAAGAAGTAAAGAAAAAAGTAAAAATCCTTGGTGAGTTTTCTACATTTCCAGGATTTGTGTTTGTTATGAATTCTAAAGTAGATCCGGATGTATATAAAAAATTTACCTCTGATAGTCAATTTATTGAGGAATTGAGAAAAATATGTTATTCCTATCAACTGGACTTAGAAGAGGTTACAAGGACTGATAGATCATTAATAATAGGGGCTATTGAAGATCATAACATCACATTTAAAGAATTTATAGAAAATTTTGAAAATGATATTATATCTTTTTTTTCATCTGAGAGTGGCTGGGAGTTAAAGCAGTTGAGGGATAGAGTAAATAACCTTACCAGATTTAATGAAAAACTTGTTGAGTTGTATAAGTCTTTAAAAGAGAGTAGAGACAAACTAACTGATTTATTAGAAATACCGTTCGAGAATATAATTATTTTTTCTAAAGATGGGAAAATAACTGGTGTATCACGTTATTTTCTCAAAAACTTTAAATATTCAAGGCGTGAATTAATGAAAAAAAATATATTTGGAGTATTGATATCCGATGGAAGCTTAAAAATGGAAAAAATTATCAATGAAGTTGATTATGGATTGGTTCATTCATGTAAAGCACAGCTCAAATGTAGAGATAATACCTTTGTTCCTGTTAAAATTAATTTTAATGTTATTGAGATGGATGAGAAAAAGTTAATTATTGGAATAGTAAATAAAATGTGAGGGGTATATGAAGAGAATATTTGGAATTTTAATAATGTTATTACTTTCAATAACCTTATTAGTCTCACAAGAGGTAGCAAGCTTATTAAAGGTTGTCGGAGAAGTAGAGTTTAAAAGAAGCACTGAGGATACGTTTTCTACAGCTACTGTTGGTATAACGCTGTCAAATGGGGATGTATTGAAAACTGGTGAAGATGGTATTGCCGCCTTACTGTTTAAAGATGACAAGTCATTGATTAAAATTAGAAAGAATTCTATTGTAGAAGTAAGTCAGGAATTCGGGATACGTACTATAAAAATGGATGAAGGTAAAGCATTGGTAAATGTCACACCG is a genomic window containing:
- a CDS encoding DUF3566 domain-containing protein → MVNLMEEVKERNIEIRAISLSSVLKNLLPTVFIVVFILLFFCGLVVLKIALKFSQLSDIGYLNNIGLSAGTGFWVIVFLSFLYSIIFSFLFVFLILLVIIFYNMFVKIVGGIKFTIREQINTANISIDNKGEIRQSGG
- a CDS encoding glutamate--tRNA ligase, giving the protein MGVRVRFAPSPTGYLHLGSARTAIHNWLFAKSKGGTFLLRIEDTDVERSDEDSVSQIVESLKWLGINWDEDIVFQSSRLELYRSKAEELVEKGLAYRCFCSQEQIERERKNRSSTRYSGKCKNLDKITIKRYLEEGKKYAIRINLDKGETGWNDIVYGSIKVNNDELDDFVILRSNGIATYHFAVVVDDISMGITHVIRGEDHIPNTPKHIILHKMLNGKVPEFCHLPLLLGPDGKRLSKRHGATGINEFREMGFMPEAIFNYLAIIGTSISAENQILGIDELINKYSLKKISKKGAIFDYEKLLWFNKKHIALKETSDILPYIKKLLGKYGIDISKIEDKFLFNIIELMKGRVNRLNEIVEWGIYFFNDPETYDQEAVGKYIKSETSFYLNELSKNFDKQMEFSYSKIEKVVRGTADRLSISHAELIHPLRIAITGSRVSPDIFRIVELLGKETTIRRLNKFVQKLKS
- a CDS encoding response regulator — protein: MKKSKILIVDDEKNVCSFLVEFLHFKGFDADYALSGDEAIKKLSHDTFDLILLDLIMPKISGFDVLRYLQENRFDIPVIVLTGVRDEKALISTRELGAKDYITKPIDLEKLENSIILNINRVNKKVVD
- a CDS encoding PhnD/SsuA/transferrin family substrate-binding protein — translated: MINLYHSFYHIDKNFYRLLDLISNFFTQKLNQSVSVKFVGDGASSVLENLKNDNYGSGFVSEYEAIYLEAFYEYIPLIKIGITNLNAFIIVRRYSNFRRIEDLKRKSIGIQTGREFYLYNPIISFFVKNCNVSEDTNKGYFPFMGYQLVTNLIDNYIDAAIILKNIYESLDEEVKKKVKILGEFSTFPGFVFVMNSKVDPDVYKKFTSDSQFIEELRKICYSYQLDLEEVTRTDRSLIIGAIEDHNITFKEFIENFENDIISFFSSESGWELKQLRDRVNNLTRFNEKLVELYKSLKESRDKLTDLLEIPFENIIIFSKDGKITGVSRYFLKNFKYSRRELMKKNIFGVLISDGSLKMEKIINEVDYGLVHSCKAQLKCRDNTFVPVKINFNVIEMDEKKLIIGIVNKM